The Mucilaginibacter mallensis genome has a segment encoding these proteins:
- a CDS encoding prolyl oligopeptidase family serine peptidase, translating to MKKTFTLLLLAACTNSFAQKLDTLTIEKIMRDPKWIGTAPSGIHWDDDSKKIYFNWNPQNEDRDALYYITTNNTDPEKVTLDEKRAIVPQYGKWNKSHTKKVYVKNGDIFIEDIKASKITQLTSTGDRENNPTFSGDESKVLFTRGNNVFALKLNGSELIQLTNFVKTPAKKDDDGSDDTEQAKWLKQQQLELFDIIKVKDKDDKAAAADRKALQTKKMKELVTGDKDVDNVEVSPDGRYVTYRLIKSADEKNGIVPDYVTASGYTEDIPNRTKVGGPQATAESFVYDTQRDSVYKISTKNIPGIKDLPDYVKDYPAELAERTKLNKDRDVIVNGPVWSQDGKYALAVVTAIDNKDRWIMQLDPHSGALTLLDRQHNDAWVGGGAPGIEDEWYSTGAIDWIDNTHYYYQSEASGYSHIYVADITSGDKKQLTSGKWEVQNLQLSNDNKTFYFNANINHPGDLQFYKLLVSGGKPIRLTSMKGYNNVDLSPDEKWLAIRYSYTNKPWELYLQANKPRAKPVQITNSTSKEFNSYAWRDAPIVTFKNRYGSDVYARLYVPKNPDPAKPAVIFVHGAGYLQNVTYSWSYYFREFMFNNMLTDNGYTVLDIDYTGSAGYGRDWRTGIYRHMGGKDLSDQVDGAKFLVDNYGVNPKHIGIYGGSYGGFMTLMAVFTAPDVFTSGAAIRSVTDWAHYNHEYTANILNEPYNDEKAYRLSSPIYFANGLKGNLLMLHGMVDQNVNFQDIVRLTQKLIELHKDNWWLAPYPVEDHAFEQPSSWADEYKRIYKLFNETLKK from the coding sequence ATGAAAAAAACCTTTACGCTCCTTTTACTGGCTGCTTGCACAAATTCCTTCGCGCAAAAGCTGGATACCCTTACCATTGAAAAAATAATGCGCGACCCAAAATGGATCGGCACGGCACCATCCGGTATCCATTGGGATGATGACAGCAAAAAGATCTATTTTAACTGGAACCCGCAAAATGAGGATAGGGACGCGCTTTACTATATCACCACCAACAACACCGACCCCGAAAAAGTAACGCTCGATGAAAAGCGCGCCATTGTGCCCCAATACGGTAAATGGAATAAAAGTCACACCAAAAAAGTATACGTTAAAAACGGCGATATCTTTATTGAAGATATAAAAGCCAGTAAAATAACCCAGCTAACCAGTACTGGCGACAGAGAAAATAACCCAACCTTCAGCGGTGATGAAAGTAAAGTTTTATTTACGCGTGGCAACAACGTGTTTGCCCTTAAACTGAATGGCAGCGAATTAATACAGCTCACCAATTTTGTAAAAACACCTGCCAAAAAAGATGATGACGGCAGTGATGATACCGAACAGGCCAAATGGCTTAAACAGCAGCAACTGGAACTGTTCGACATCATCAAAGTAAAAGACAAGGACGATAAGGCAGCAGCAGCCGACCGTAAGGCTTTGCAAACAAAAAAAATGAAGGAGCTGGTTACCGGCGACAAGGATGTGGACAATGTAGAGGTTAGTCCGGATGGGCGATATGTTACTTACCGCCTCATTAAATCTGCTGATGAAAAAAATGGTATAGTGCCTGATTATGTTACGGCAAGCGGGTATACGGAAGATATTCCTAACCGTACCAAAGTTGGTGGTCCGCAGGCTACGGCTGAGTCGTTTGTTTATGATACGCAGCGCGATTCTGTTTATAAGATCAGCACCAAAAATATTCCTGGCATAAAAGACCTGCCCGATTATGTAAAAGATTACCCTGCTGAACTGGCAGAACGCACTAAATTAAATAAGGACAGGGACGTAATAGTTAACGGCCCGGTCTGGAGCCAGGATGGCAAATACGCGCTGGCAGTAGTTACCGCAATTGATAATAAGGACCGCTGGATAATGCAGCTCGACCCGCATAGCGGTGCTTTAACGTTGCTGGATCGCCAGCACAACGACGCCTGGGTAGGCGGCGGCGCGCCGGGTATTGAAGATGAATGGTATTCAACCGGCGCTATCGACTGGATCGATAATACCCATTATTATTACCAGAGCGAAGCCAGCGGCTACTCGCATATTTATGTGGCTGATATCACCAGTGGTGATAAAAAACAACTCACCAGCGGTAAATGGGAAGTGCAAAACCTGCAGCTATCAAACGATAATAAAACATTCTATTTTAACGCCAACATTAATCATCCCGGCGATCTGCAATTTTATAAACTCTTGGTAAGCGGTGGTAAACCAATAAGGTTAACCTCTATGAAAGGCTATAATAATGTTGATCTTTCTCCTGATGAAAAATGGCTGGCTATACGTTATTCCTATACCAACAAGCCATGGGAATTATACCTGCAAGCCAATAAGCCGAGAGCAAAGCCGGTACAGATCACCAATTCAACCAGTAAGGAGTTTAATTCCTATGCCTGGCGGGATGCACCTATCGTAACCTTTAAAAACCGTTATGGCAGCGATGTTTACGCCCGTTTATACGTGCCTAAAAATCCGGACCCGGCTAAACCGGCGGTAATATTTGTGCATGGCGCAGGCTACCTGCAAAATGTCACCTACTCCTGGAGCTATTATTTCCGCGAGTTTATGTTCAACAACATGCTTACCGATAATGGCTATACCGTACTCGATATCGACTACACTGGCAGCGCAGGCTACGGCCGCGATTGGCGTACAGGCATCTACCGCCATATGGGGGGCAAGGACCTAAGCGATCAGGTTGATGGCGCTAAGTTTTTGGTTGATAATTATGGCGTTAACCCCAAACACATAGGTATTTACGGCGGCTCATACGGTGGCTTCATGACTTTGATGGCCGTGTTCACCGCACCGGATGTATTTACCTCGGGTGCAGCTATCCGTTCGGTAACCGATTGGGCACATTATAACCACGAATACACTGCCAATATCTTAAATGAGCCTTATAATGATGAAAAGGCCTATCGTTTAAGCTCACCTATCTATTTTGCAAACGGCCTAAAAGGCAACCTGCTGATGCTGCATGGCATGGTTGATCAGAATGTTAACTTCCAGGATATTGTACGCCTAACCCAAAAACTCATCGAACTGCATAAAGACAATTGGTGGCTCGCCCCATACCCGGTTGAGGACCACGCCTTTGAACAACCGAGCAGCTGGGCCGATGAGTATAAGCGGATCTATAAGTTATTTAATGAAACGTTAAAAAAGTAG
- a CDS encoding FAD-dependent oxidoreductase, with protein sequence MIKKIAVLLLVFNCSISYAQSIKTDVLVIGGGLSGVAAAIQSARSKVKTVLIERDSILCNNLSGKAMEYVLADRNSPSGIWDEFRKHVVDRYHKTPGYDTIYNDPLKLEPSIGAAILANIADTVKNLSIELNTSFTNIVKDGDRWQVTVTQNGKIKTIKARILIDATEKGSVIAKAGATYVSNDEWKINDGTNAYRTSIAMGSFRPYRPLDTSQYKFTYIPSPEYCIPIRDFLAKGVDNLLVAGKQWRQPTNPFTYLRANLNLGQAAGVIAAYCAFYKTTTANLNVRLIQGELLDFKSCLLPFDDIGVDPYWRAIQQICATGMLKGVTEEREHHYVYTVLFMPDSIVTTAEIKPVLLETYTRAFLWFNANKLDKQFTVGNLLSFISELTLTEPDNVRKSMSRDWNSLYHFTSKFDMNRPITRREFAILANKFLNPFARTVDLNGRLVN encoded by the coding sequence ATGATAAAAAAAATAGCCGTTTTATTACTCGTTTTTAATTGCAGCATCAGCTACGCGCAAAGCATTAAAACCGATGTACTGGTAATAGGCGGCGGCCTAAGCGGCGTTGCAGCGGCTATACAAAGTGCCAGGAGCAAGGTGAAAACGGTACTGATTGAACGTGATTCAATATTATGTAATAATCTATCAGGAAAAGCGATGGAGTATGTGTTAGCCGATCGTAACTCACCATCGGGTATATGGGATGAATTCCGCAAACATGTTGTTGATCGTTACCACAAAACACCGGGATATGATACTATTTATAATGACCCCTTAAAGCTGGAGCCCAGTATAGGTGCAGCAATATTAGCCAACATTGCTGATACTGTTAAGAATCTCAGCATCGAATTAAATACATCCTTCACAAATATTGTAAAAGACGGCGACCGTTGGCAAGTGACTGTCACTCAAAATGGTAAAATCAAGACCATAAAAGCAAGGATTTTAATTGATGCCACTGAAAAGGGCAGTGTAATAGCAAAAGCCGGAGCTACTTATGTTAGTAATGATGAATGGAAAATTAATGATGGTACAAATGCATACCGTACCTCAATAGCTATGGGAAGCTTTAGACCTTACCGACCTTTAGATACCTCACAATATAAATTCACTTATATACCATCACCCGAATACTGTATACCTATCAGGGATTTTTTAGCGAAGGGTGTAGATAATTTATTGGTAGCAGGCAAACAATGGCGCCAACCAACCAATCCCTTTACCTATTTACGTGCTAATTTAAACCTTGGGCAGGCTGCGGGAGTTATAGCTGCTTATTGCGCTTTTTACAAAACCACAACTGCAAACTTAAATGTAAGGTTAATTCAGGGCGAACTGCTCGACTTTAAAAGTTGTCTGCTCCCTTTTGATGATATAGGTGTGGATCCTTATTGGCGGGCTATACAACAGATATGCGCTACGGGTATGCTCAAAGGTGTAACAGAGGAACGGGAGCATCATTATGTATATACGGTGTTATTTATGCCGGATTCCATTGTTACCACAGCCGAGATAAAACCAGTTCTGCTGGAAACCTATACCCGGGCATTCCTTTGGTTTAATGCCAACAAGCTTGACAAGCAATTCACCGTTGGCAACCTGCTGTCATTCATCAGCGAGTTAACATTAACCGAACCTGATAACGTAAGGAAAAGCATGAGCCGCGACTGGAACTCGCTATATCACTTCACCTCCAAATTTGATATGAACCGCCCCATAACCCGCCGTGAGTTTGCAATTTTAGCCAACAAGTTTTTGAACCCTTTTGCGAGGACGGTTGATTTGAATGGGCGGTTGGTAAATTAG
- a CDS encoding YfiT family bacillithiol transferase gives MTDEQMKYPVGKFSPPASYTTDDFRRWINDIKVLPGLLRQAVISLNEKQLDTPYRTGGWTLRQVVHHVADSHMNALMRLKLALTEDKPTIKPYEEAHWALLPDYRLPVESSLRLLEGIHSHWAAILESFTEDEWNRSFIHPESGETIPLKKFLGTYSWHGKHHLAHITETVKKFDL, from the coding sequence ATGACAGATGAACAAATGAAATACCCTGTGGGGAAATTCAGTCCGCCGGCATCTTATACTACCGATGACTTCAGGCGTTGGATAAACGATATTAAGGTGCTGCCCGGCCTGCTGCGCCAGGCTGTTATCAGCTTAAATGAAAAACAACTGGATACGCCATACCGTACCGGCGGCTGGACACTGCGCCAGGTTGTGCACCATGTTGCCGATAGCCATATGAACGCGCTTATGCGCCTTAAGCTTGCGCTAACAGAAGATAAACCAACAATAAAGCCCTATGAAGAAGCGCATTGGGCATTATTGCCGGATTATCGCCTGCCTGTTGAATCATCATTACGGCTACTGGAGGGTATTCATAGCCACTGGGCTGCCATATTGGAGAGTTTTACCGAGGATGAATGGAACCGTAGTTTTATTCACCCGGAATCAGGTGAAACCATTCCGCTTAAGAAATTTTTGGGAACCTACTCATGGCATGGTAAGCACCATTTGGCACATATAACTGAAACGGTTAAGAAATTTGACCTTTAA
- a CDS encoding OmpA family protein, with protein sequence MKVLRNRIAVLSIAIAMLGILGTGCDSFTKTQKGAAIGVGAGGTVGALIGHAAGNTALGAIIGGAVGGTAGAFIGKKMDKQAAEIKQTVPGATVTRQGEGILVKFDSGILFDIDKADVKPSALTNLQNLATSMQHNPETNISVIGHTDSTGTAEHNMDLSIRRAQSVKAIIVADGVNGSRLTTVGKGETEPIASNSTADGRAQNRRVEIVIVANDQMKNQAQSGQ encoded by the coding sequence ATGAAAGTATTAAGAAACAGGATAGCTGTATTAAGCATAGCTATTGCGATGCTCGGTATTTTAGGTACAGGCTGCGACTCATTCACCAAAACACAAAAAGGCGCAGCCATAGGCGTAGGTGCCGGTGGCACTGTAGGCGCTTTAATTGGTCACGCTGCGGGTAATACTGCACTAGGCGCTATTATAGGCGGCGCGGTAGGTGGCACTGCTGGTGCATTCATCGGTAAAAAAATGGATAAACAGGCTGCCGAGATCAAGCAAACAGTACCAGGCGCTACCGTAACACGCCAGGGCGAAGGCATATTGGTAAAATTTGATTCAGGTATATTGTTTGATATTGACAAGGCCGATGTAAAACCTAGTGCATTAACCAACCTGCAAAACCTGGCCACATCAATGCAGCATAACCCCGAAACAAACATTTCAGTTATAGGTCATACCGACAGCACCGGTACCGCCGAACATAATATGGATCTTTCCATCCGCAGGGCCCAGTCAGTAAAAGCAATTATTGTTGCCGATGGCGTAAACGGATCACGCTTAACAACTGTAGGCAAAGGTGAAACTGAACCTATAGCAAGCAACAGCACAGCTGATGGCCGCGCGCAAAACCGCCGTGTTGAAATAGTTATTGTAGCCAATGACCAAATGAAGAACCAGGCTCAAAGCGGTCAATAA
- a CDS encoding PAS domain-containing sensor histidine kinase codes for MSVSIQSNSIQKQEDPYPELMAFFSAIDEVFFSTDFIDSRVIRISDSCEKLFGYKADDFLDDLQLWLRLVHPEDRHIVANQNDLLQKGEIVNSQYRIIHKDNTIRWVEKKLSPILDEAGNLISFNGVIRDITARKEEDENHRKSEAMYRRIVETAQEGIWTIDENEKTNFVNKKIAEILGYTQQEMLGKGLYDFMDEEGKAYAIACMERRRAGAKEKLDIRYVTKAGNNVWTNISANPIFDEAGNYKGALAMVTDITDRKADEEALKKSEANLRTIFDNTDTAYILIDTKLRIVSFNMLAQKYSEQNNDIPLEINKPIKKYFRPGRWPAIQQYIDKVAKGEAISYELNLPEKNGNAKWYQVRWVSVKNTEGKNWGFILANKDITEAKNATLERERIIADLIQHNNDLKQFTYIVSHNLRAPVANIIGLTDILVEDDLEADVRQEITNRVSISVKNIDVVIKDLNHILQARAINEKKETVYFAKLVKSIKTSIYTADQNEEIQFNCAFNEVESIFTIRSYAYSIFYNLVSNSIKYCRQGVPPLINISSHKLANKIELRFKDNGKGIDLKKNGNQVFGLYKRFDTSTEGKGMGLFMVKTQVEALGGTIEIKSKVGEGTEFIIQFSL; via the coding sequence ATGTCAGTTAGTATTCAGAGTAACAGTATACAAAAACAGGAAGACCCCTATCCGGAACTAATGGCGTTCTTTAGCGCTATCGACGAAGTTTTTTTCTCTACTGATTTTATTGATTCAAGAGTTATACGGATATCCGATTCCTGTGAAAAACTATTTGGCTATAAGGCCGATGATTTTTTGGATGATCTGCAGCTATGGCTACGATTGGTACATCCCGAGGACAGGCATATTGTTGCCAATCAAAACGACCTGTTGCAAAAAGGTGAAATTGTAAATAGCCAGTATCGAATAATCCACAAAGATAATACGATCAGATGGGTTGAAAAAAAGCTCTCACCCATATTAGATGAAGCAGGTAATTTAATAAGTTTTAATGGTGTTATAAGAGATATAACCGCGCGGAAAGAAGAAGATGAGAATCACAGAAAAAGCGAAGCTATGTACCGGCGCATTGTTGAAACTGCGCAGGAAGGTATATGGACCATTGATGAAAACGAAAAAACAAATTTCGTTAATAAGAAAATAGCTGAGATACTTGGCTACACACAGCAAGAAATGCTAGGTAAAGGCCTTTATGATTTTATGGATGAGGAAGGCAAAGCCTATGCTATTGCCTGCATGGAAAGAAGGCGTGCCGGTGCAAAGGAAAAACTGGACATAAGATACGTTACAAAAGCCGGGAATAACGTATGGACAAACATATCCGCCAACCCTATTTTTGATGAAGCCGGTAATTATAAGGGCGCGCTTGCCATGGTAACAGATATAACCGACCGGAAAGCTGATGAAGAGGCCCTTAAAAAATCGGAAGCAAACCTTCGTACTATTTTTGATAATACCGATACAGCATATATTTTAATTGACACCAAATTAAGGATCGTTTCCTTTAACATGCTGGCCCAAAAATATTCCGAACAAAACAACGATATCCCGCTTGAAATTAATAAGCCCATAAAAAAATATTTCCGCCCGGGCCGATGGCCAGCCATCCAACAATATATTGATAAAGTTGCCAAGGGAGAGGCCATTAGCTATGAATTGAACCTCCCCGAAAAAAATGGAAATGCAAAGTGGTATCAAGTACGCTGGGTGAGTGTAAAAAACACTGAGGGGAAAAACTGGGGCTTTATTTTAGCCAATAAAGATATTACTGAGGCAAAGAATGCCACTCTTGAACGCGAAAGAATAATTGCAGACCTTATACAGCATAATAATGACCTTAAACAATTTACCTATATAGTATCGCATAACTTGCGTGCACCGGTTGCCAATATTATTGGTCTTACGGATATATTGGTAGAGGATGACCTTGAAGCTGATGTAAGACAGGAAATCACAAACAGGGTTTCTATATCCGTAAAAAATATCGATGTTGTGATAAAGGACCTGAATCATATTTTACAGGCCAGGGCAATTAACGAGAAAAAAGAAACCGTGTATTTTGCAAAGCTTGTAAAAAGCATTAAAACAAGCATTTATACGGCTGATCAGAACGAAGAAATACAGTTTAATTGTGCATTTAATGAGGTTGAATCGATCTTTACCATCCGCAGTTATGCTTATAGCATTTTTTATAACCTTGTATCAAACAGCATAAAATATTGCCGTCAGGGAGTGCCGCCGCTTATCAATATCAGCAGCCATAAATTAGCTAATAAGATTGAGTTGCGTTTTAAAGATAATGGCAAAGGTATTGATCTTAAAAAGAACGGCAACCAGGTATTTGGTTTGTATAAACGCTTTGATACCTCTACCGAAGGCAAGGGCATGGGGCTGTTTATGGTAAAAACTCAGGTTGAAGCACTCGGCGGCACCATTGAAATAAAAAGTAAAGTAGGCGAAGGCACTGAATTTATCATACAATTCAGCTTGTAA
- a CDS encoding DUF6515 family protein, which produces MKRLYKYASGLFLTGLLSVAVISTASAQHGGGGGGFHGGGGGGSVHSYSGGFSNSGAHAYSGARSNNAAVVAHRAYGGAYGYNRGGYYRSGYGYYGYPHLGFYLGVLPFGYYPFYWGSDLYYYYGGVFYSPYDGGGYQVTTPPIGAAVPSLPDGAKSIMIDGQQFYELNGVYFKTVVNDQGKKVFVVAGRDGVLNTADSTVSPDQTAAPQVGDIVNELPDNCRKVSLNGKKYYVSPNGIYYQPYVDGNGNTGYRIASVPDNNDNDNDQEN; this is translated from the coding sequence ATGAAAAGGTTATATAAATATGCATCCGGATTATTTTTAACCGGATTACTTTCCGTAGCAGTTATTTCAACTGCCAGTGCTCAGCACGGCGGCGGTGGCGGCGGCTTTCATGGTGGAGGCGGCGGCGGTAGTGTTCATTCCTATAGTGGTGGTTTTAGCAACAGCGGCGCTCACGCCTATAGTGGTGCTCGTAGCAATAATGCAGCTGTAGTTGCCCACCGTGCTTATGGTGGCGCTTACGGCTACAATCGTGGCGGTTATTACAGATCTGGCTATGGTTATTATGGCTACCCGCACCTGGGCTTTTATTTAGGCGTATTGCCTTTTGGCTATTACCCTTTTTATTGGGGTTCTGACCTGTATTATTATTATGGCGGTGTATTCTACAGCCCATATGATGGCGGCGGATACCAGGTTACTACACCTCCGATAGGAGCTGCGGTACCAAGCCTGCCTGATGGTGCAAAATCAATAATGATTGATGGCCAGCAATTTTATGAACTGAACGGTGTATATTTTAAGACAGTGGTAAACGACCAGGGTAAAAAAGTATTTGTAGTTGCCGGCAGGGATGGTGTTTTAAATACTGCTGACAGCACCGTTAGCCCCGACCAAACTGCTGCACCGCAAGTTGGTGATATAGTAAATGAGTTGCCTGATAACTGTCGTAAGGTATCATTAAACGGCAAAAAATATTATGTATCTCCCAATGGTATTTATTACCAGCCATATGTTGATGGTAATGGCAACACCGGCTACCGTATAGCAAGTGTGCCTGATAATAATGATAACGATAACGACCAGGAGAACTAA
- a CDS encoding Do family serine endopeptidase, producing MKKFGLTLLAAFIGGGIALGTYKVFENKYTDNMTFQEKQKVYFASNPSAPITSSAGEVDFTQAAAAVTPAVVYIRVTYSNTSSNSDQDQLQQLFGNMFGQRAQPQGVQMASGSGVIISPDGYIVTNNHVVEKADKITVNTNDHRTFQAKVIGTDPNTDLALIKVDASNLPIVKFGNSDDAKVGEWVLAVGNPFNLTSTVTAGIVSAKGRNIGIIGNEDNQDNNPFGRSGNQGQPRAANKAIESFIQTDAAINPGNSGGALVNTKGELIGINAAIASHTGSYEGYGFAIPINLAKKVLNDIEKYGAVKRGFVGVSFTQLDPDVAQTLHIDNTTGLYVKDLVHGGGAEAAGIKAGDVITKVDGSPIYESSDLQERVGELQPGDKVHLTVLRDGTEKEFTVTLKADAPPAVRTAAAPSKSAAELFNKLGASFMPLDNSQKAKFHVKSGVIVTQVRPGRLFDDTEIPVGSVITSINKSPIGSVADMDNAITNTRNGLLVISGVYPDGTSFSNTFQVQ from the coding sequence ATGAAAAAGTTTGGTTTAACATTGTTAGCAGCCTTTATCGGCGGGGGCATAGCCTTGGGTACTTATAAAGTATTTGAGAACAAATACACCGATAACATGACTTTCCAGGAAAAACAGAAGGTTTATTTTGCAAGTAACCCATCGGCTCCTATCACCTCATCAGCCGGCGAGGTTGATTTTACACAAGCAGCAGCGGCAGTAACCCCGGCGGTGGTTTATATCCGTGTTACTTATTCTAACACATCAAGCAACAGCGATCAGGACCAGTTACAACAATTGTTTGGCAACATGTTTGGCCAGCGTGCACAGCCCCAGGGTGTGCAAATGGCATCAGGCTCAGGTGTAATTATTTCGCCCGATGGTTACATTGTCACCAACAACCATGTGGTTGAGAAGGCCGATAAGATCACTGTAAATACTAATGATCACCGTACCTTCCAGGCAAAAGTTATCGGCACCGACCCTAATACCGACCTGGCACTTATAAAAGTTGATGCCAGCAACCTGCCTATTGTAAAATTTGGTAACTCTGATGATGCAAAAGTTGGCGAATGGGTTTTAGCGGTAGGTAACCCTTTTAACTTAACATCAACCGTTACGGCGGGTATTGTTAGCGCCAAGGGCCGAAACATAGGTATCATCGGCAATGAAGACAATCAGGATAATAACCCATTTGGGCGCAGCGGTAATCAGGGCCAACCAAGGGCTGCCAATAAAGCCATTGAATCGTTCATACAAACAGATGCGGCTATCAACCCTGGCAACAGCGGTGGCGCCCTGGTAAATACGAAAGGCGAGCTTATAGGCATTAACGCGGCTATCGCATCACATACTGGCTCATACGAAGGGTATGGCTTTGCTATCCCTATTAATTTAGCTAAAAAGGTATTGAATGATATTGAAAAATATGGCGCGGTTAAACGTGGTTTTGTAGGCGTAAGCTTTACCCAGCTTGATCCGGATGTTGCGCAGACATTGCATATTGATAACACAACTGGCCTGTATGTAAAAGACCTTGTGCATGGCGGCGGTGCCGAAGCAGCAGGTATAAAAGCAGGCGACGTTATTACAAAGGTTGATGGCAGCCCGATCTATGAATCATCAGACCTGCAGGAGCGTGTAGGCGAATTACAGCCCGGCGATAAAGTCCACTTAACTGTATTGCGCGATGGTACTGAGAAAGAATTTACAGTAACACTTAAGGCCGATGCCCCTCCTGCCGTTCGCACAGCTGCTGCTCCGTCAAAGTCGGCAGCGGAGTTGTTCAATAAGCTGGGGGCAAGCTTTATGCCTTTGGATAACAGCCAAAAAGCTAAGTTCCATGTAAAATCAGGTGTAATAGTTACCCAGGTTCGTCCGGGTCGCTTATTTGATGATACCGAGATACCGGTTGGCTCGGTAATTACCAGCATCAACAAAAGCCCTATTGGCAGTGTTGCCGATATGGATAACGCAATCACCAATACCAGAAATGGGTTACTGGTTATATCCGGTGTTTACCCTGATGGTACCAGCTTTAGTAATACCTTCCAGGTACAATAA